tgacCGAATCAATAATAAGAAATCAAAGTAAATAAGtgactttttttaaacaactagctgcgccccgcggtttcacccgcgtaagtccgtatcccgtaggaatatcgggataaaaaatagatgttagccgattctcagacctacccaatatgcttaccaaatttcagaggaatcggtcaagccgtttcggaggagtatggcaacgaaaactgtgacacgagaattttatatataagaagaagaatatacaaaaataaaacacccaAACACCAAATACTCAAACTAAAtacgaaatttaaaatcgaaTTGTGCCAAACAGAACTCAGTTAATTATGAAATCGgtgctttatataataaccaaTTTACTAACCccacttataattatttacattgaatcAGAcgaattgatatttataattcagttTACAACTTCAGAGAAGGGTTTAATTGTTGAACGGCTGGCAATTTGCATGGAGCGCAGTGAGGTTTCTTTAATTATAGCCAACTTTCATTGGGATATTGCGGGAGTTGTTAcattcaaccgacttcaaaaaaagaggtGGAAAATACCAGCGATTCCGAATGTCGCTTTTACTGAGAAGAAACGGCaagatataaaacttttaacttaaatttgcttaaaacttttaagttttaactaaaattGCATTTGCTACACCTGCGAAGGGAATAAGATGAATTATtttaggtaataataatattgtacaatataaaagaaaaacggcAAAACAGACTTTTTGTACAAAAGATCACTAACAGGAGACATGTCACTTGACTACACTTACATTATAAAGAGGATACCTTTCTAGTTTCGTAAAgtttttcacgtaaaaaccatTGGACCGacatcaaaaattctttcaccatttcGTGtagcacgggcgaagccggggcgaacagctactTACTCATAAGACCGTTGTTGTGTTCACCATgagtgtacaataaagagttaattattatataaacaatacaaaattattattcttataatattaaccacCCTATATAGATATTACACGATGTTTACAAAAACGCTTGAATCTAACTAAAAGtagttacaaaattaattgaaacctCGTTTAAGCCAATAGTTTCTTGATTGACTGTTAATTAGCTGCTGATTTACATAACGGGATTAATTttaagggagcatttaatattCACCGTAGTGATATATGGTTAGTTTTAGCGTTACGATGGTAAGGTGCTGGGTTCGATTCCTatacaaaaattcaataaaacacatatgatctacacttaatattataaagaggaaaactttgttgtttgtttggttgtaatgaataggctcaaaaactactggaccgattttaaaaattctttcaccattcgaaagctacattatccacaagtaatatagactatattttattttggaaaaaaaatagggttccgtaacacatctttattgaaacatccaaaccagtatacctataaagctgaagggttagttagttcggttgatattattttaactcaaATGTATAACTCTAATcgcaataattcaaatattcaacTAAGTTGAAAAGAAGAATTCTTTGAGCGTTTTTGAATCAATTTTACAAacatcttatatttaaaaatcaattgctgttcgttagtctcgctaaagctcgagaacggctggacgtatttatcttattttgatCTTGATATGTCCGTGGAGGtctagggaaggtttaaaaggtgagAACGATACGGAAAATATGTCGAAACAATACTATGGCGTAGCGAAGTTCGCTAGttagtgaataaaataatagaatatataaacaacaagtgacctcacagaaaaccggcgtgaaataatagcttgctattgtgtttcgtacggtgagtgggggagccggaggcccatatccttttccttacctttcccagtcctttcctttattcctctcatcaatcctttcccattcccttcccaattaaagtcggcaatccatttgtagaggcgaaaggtctttaatttgaccttacgcctctccaaatgttgatgggcggtggtagcgcttaccatcaggcgacccaccagctccattgccgactatgacataaaaaaaaaaaaaaaaaagacctaaatctgtatttttttatttacactgaACTGCTACAATGATTTAGATGATTCGTTTCAATACAGATAgggataaatataaatgaagattaaaaaaaattgttttatgaagAAAACAATTCAAGTTGAAAGATTTGAAACAGGTTCTCTATAATAATGTGGTTATACCGTATGTCCACGGCAAACGTCTGTCGTTGGCCTAATCTATTACAAGAtaatacagttaaataaaaagatacaaacaaaaaaagcaCGCTTTAAAGAcagaatcaataaaattatctcactTATATAGAGTGTATGTAAggaaagaaattatttaatcctggcaatcctaatcaggataataagatctGTTATAATTATCGTATTATTACCGATACTTAATAAGTGTGCATAGTTTCAATTCAATCTATCGTTTAAATCTAAGGGTCAGAAACTAATCTGTAAGAgtcatttatttaagattatttaagaAACACAGTAagatcaaacaaacatacaggtgaagccaatataatacgaaaattGTTGGTTTTTAACCTATTTTgacctttaattaaaatgaaatagttaAGCACAGTATTGTTTACAAAGCAAACAACCTACCACAGATTAAATTAAGCTTTttcaatacatagtataaaatagagTCGCTTTCCGTCGTCTGTGTGCTTAGATCTTCAAGTTTACGAcacagattttgataatttcttttctaataaatttagCGATTTAAGAAGAAAGTCTTTATGTATAGTAACGTAGAAAAAGAGTGAAGAGGTGTTttattccgaatttaacgggtgcgaagccgcaggcaaaaaCTAGTATAATCCTAAAGGACTAGATAAAATGAGAGATAGCAAAACCCACGCAATCGGTGGTCCCTAATGTAAACATACAATCAATTACCAGTCTGTCAATCTGTCCGTGCAAACCTTCGCGTCATGGTGATCACATTATTTCTCGATCATTCGGGAAATGACGGGGTGAAATGTTTTCCAACCGTTTCGCGGAAGTAaccatttttcttataaacgaCTGTTTTTATTCTGAgtgatagaaatatttttgtaactcGCAATATATACTAGGgcttcgccccggcttcgtctttgttacttatgtatatatgcaACTAGCTTTTAGCTACGGCTTTCGCATAAGTCCCTATCCCGTaggctatattattttattccagttgtccagctatcgacgtaaataataatagtttataaatgtataaataatagtttttgcgtagaATGGAGACGCAACAAAATATATCCTGCTAATGTTGtaaacgcaaaagtttgtaagtatgggtAGATGGATGGatatatggatgtttattactctttcacgcgaaaacagcttatcgtatctgtaagAAATTGGATACAGAGATAGAACGTTACAGAACGTTGGACTTATTGGCCATGCTTAGGGCATGCTTTATACagaagtaaaaaatacatgtaaataagttaaaagttttaataatacatcatctaacattataaaagtctatttctatacaaataaataacgaagcagttcttttacaaaaaaaaatcacagaaGCAATCAgcaattcatatataaatatcataatctaCAGACTCCTACGTCGTCTATTTCTTGAATTCTATTTAGAAAGCCTTCGCTATATATCTCAGTACCTTCTTACAtagtaactatttaataatctgtggcagtactacatatatatacattgttttCATATGGCTACGAAGCTATGTcgcatataatattgtttctgTGAACTTGAAGGTAGGTATGAGCTGATAGAATGAGTAGATCATATTTCAACCGTCCGTTCCTAGTAAAAAAGTACAGtgatacttttaattaaatctactGAACACTAAAGGGATAATAGGAAATCCTAGCCACATCATCAGGCACGTAATGCAGATTCTGGTACGCCTTCACCATCATCTGTTGGTTCACCACCGCAAACGGACGTGGAGAGATACTCTCTATAGATGGCAGCGGCCGAATGTCGATGGGTATTTCTTCCTTCCTCACTGGCACGAACGACGGCTGACTTATTGGTGAATATatcatgttattatacatgtactGGGGATCTGAATAGCTTATAGGTATCTGGTAGTCAGATCTTGGCTCCATCTCCACAAAGTCTCGCGAGTAGATTGTCGTGTTGTAGGTCGTCTCCAGCCGATTCTTCCGTCTCGGACGATATTTATAATCCGGATAATCGTGCATGTGCTTTAGTCTTAAACGCTTAGCCTCATCGATGTATGGCCTCTTCTCTGCTTCGTCCAGACTCTTCCATTCCAAGCCGAGACGCTTTGATATCTCCGAGTTGTGGAGTTTCGGGTTCATCATTGATATTTTCTTCCTCTGCAACCTCGACCAGACCATGAAGGCGTTCATTGGCCGCTTTATGTGGTACGGATTCGAGTTCTTCGACAACTTCTGCACTGGTTTAACCTGAGCGTCCAATGGATATGCCATTATAGAACAATTACATGGTTTACAACTTCAAGATGCGTTCGAACGTTTTAACAACCATCGCCTTACAGTTCTTCAATTCCCGCCAAGATTTCACCAATTTCAGCTTGAGTGACTGCATTTAGAAGATACAGAAGCTGTTTGATTTATTACGTTTAATTTTCTCTATATGTATGAACTGTCTGATCTTCCGAACCGATCGGACGGGCGTACAAATGTGAACTGATGACCGTTTTCGAAGCAAACTAAATCCGAACGCAGTCATTAAACCAACAAAAGCGCGGGCACAATGGCCATGACAATTTTCATGTATTATCTGATGTTGAATAAAGAGCGGCGACAATGCAGTGATTGCTCGCAAATTGTCAAATGATACTGGTATGTTTTGTGTAAGGCGCGCCTGCGCAGTGATCTATTAAACAGTTAGCCTTATCAAGCGATTGCTTTCTGGGAGATAATCGGAGGAAGTCTGAATGGCAGTATCAGAGACAGAGGTTAATAAAGCTGAGGATACATGGTGTTAcgcttttattgaatatatttatagtagttTTAACCTGGTTACAGTGAGTGACaacctttattttgtttttactttctATAACAACTTATTTTCTAACGGACCTCTgacaattaatattgtaataaatattcatttaggaaatgaatgtttattacaatatttattattggatgaataaattttcacaatcCCTTCTcctaatttgttttttcttaatatcataatacattAGAGCAAGACCGGTCTGTTAGCCAcgaataaaatctatttaattcgTGGctaacagaaaaaataataaatattccaaaCTGTATttctacttaataataattaactgtaTTTCCCAATTGTTACGTACTTACGTCTCAATAGACAAATATTGTATAGTTATaagttaacaaaattatttcatacttgTTATTAATCCGATATTTTCCAAGAAGTGCATAAACGAACATCAACACCAATATGTCTCtactaataattcaaattcaaattcaaattatttatttcattttttaaatgattgtcTAAACTATTTGGTGATTGGAACACACCTAGTAAGCAAATAATGCTTGTGTCAGGAGGTTACGCTCTtccatttaacattttaggttttaattaatattattaataataattaataattttgaatattttgacctttttgaatattttgtttactaaatgtttttatgatacaacaattaattaatgtaatttttaatgtaatttagatataatataaaattaatatgtaatgacGCGGAGCTAATGAAATTTGCATGCCCGTTGTGGCTAATGTGTTGACCGTGTTGTAATATCTGTTAACTTTTGTACAcacattatgcaaataaagaattattattattattattataagacgattttataataactcgACACATTTTAGTGTCTGTAATActttatgaaacaattaagtccaataattatatacatttcaaaGCTATAGCTTTTACGTAACAACAACTACCACGtcctaaataaaatagatatatccCAGTACATTAGTTTCCATTCATATCGCGATACAGATGTAGATAAGTATTGTGACAGACCCTAGGTGTGGCCATAGACCACAACACCACAATAAAACCATTCAATTCGATAGATCACAATGTATATGCTTAGCTTTGATTGTCGGTAGCTATGGAATTGATGAATcggaataattaaattactctTTGATAGTTATTGTGACTGTTTCCTTGTTTGTTGCAAATCGAAGTCAAAGGCTTTTCACTGGCTCGAAAAAATCTTCAAGTATTACCCACAACCATTGTCTAAAAATAGAGTGTGTATTAGGTACATAAGGTTATCAACTAAAGGGGGTGGTCAGtaattaaactgtatttttatatttgtcgcATCATAATTTTtctgggtgaactgattttattttatttgtcagctggtgcctcccatgtgatcgcatttaatttaaatatttgttcggTCTagacacagataacataatattacactagtatctgacaatttgaaggcggtatGGGATTTTTACGTTATATGCCATTCACAATTTAAACCACTTgatgtttgtattaaaatggTTCATTGTCAATTTCACCAGTTAGTTAGCAACATATACAGAGATTAGAGAGACAATGCTACAATATGAGCATATGgtgtaaaatacataatattgaagGTAAATATACAATTGCGTCCAAAGTATGACCCGTGTCCAGTACGTATCAAATCTTAACGGTCTCTTTTTGAATCCTAATGGTCGAGCGTGCTGCTTTTCTGAAGTGACagaaaatacagataatagaaaatacaGATATTAAGGTGTAAACGCCacaaactttttgtttttttttaattgacacTGAGAGTAAATTTCACTAACTAAATTATTGCacttaaataacataacaattattttattatttaaaaactgctTTTAGCTTCTTAGAATATAATCTAACATATTATAGCTATCTAACATCTAAAAATTTGAATCACGTGTCTTGTGATTTAAGAAGACCTTTCCCATACCAAATATCGCGAGAGGGTATTAAGATGTTAAAAACTTATCGAAGTacaataaaaagtgaaatgtttacattattgtaatgcttttacaaagaaaattatttctccgtcactttttaatttagcgACATCTATCATTACATGCTAGAATCAAGCATTGGTCTTGAAAATTTCGTTTTCAAGTTTATGGTTTTGATCAGTTTACATTTAGCAACTAAAAGATGGCGCGATATGCAAAAATTACTTTACACCGTGCTGTAGAGATGTCGCTACTCTAGCTTTTGataaattgcataaattttgtcatatgaaattctattttttgtgtctataatttaattattctcaaCTACTggaattaaaagttaaacatAGTgcacaaatatttcataggatagaatacataaattatgattataactgaatatttgcattaatacatatattttaaattgatagtcACAGTGTGACCGCAAaaccttaattttaattgaaaactaaTTATTCAACATAactaacatttaaaacaacgtTTCAAAATTCTAAGTCTAATCAAATCACATAATTCAAAAAGTTCACGAAACCATAAGTcacaacacaataaaaacagCACCAAAAACGCGGGAAAAGCTAAAAACCGGTAAATTTATGAGTACAATCGTAAACTTTGCGAGCCTAGCAACACTTTGTAAATCACGGCGGACATAAAGGGGGTATTTAAACCgctatatttatgaaaataagatCCTATAAAGCTATAATGTGAGATACAAAAAGCTCTCGTTTGGCCTGTCGTCGCGGAGACGATGCCTTTTAAGCCGTACGACACGACACAACGATTTTAGcattaacattatttgaattataaggTAAGACTTTATTATAGAAAGGTGTTCAGAAATGAACTCGtttatacgtattttaatatctgtaCCAAATGCATGTGTGTTTGGTGAATACTGAATTGTAAATGGTGGAATTTATAAGAAGGAGTTTTTTCTATACTCTGCTACCAtttgtatctttttttttttaaatagtaatagcTGGCAACTCAGATAGTCACCgtatggtaagcgatcacatCCGTTCATGAGTTTTACAGAACCATTTACAGAGATAGGgtatctttaaattaattgcctGCTTTTAAGGGTAAAGCATGACGAGAGGAGGGAAGGAAAGGATGCGGAAGCGTAAGAAAAATGCTGCTGATACTGATAATTgccaaataataaaactaaataagatTCAATTCCTTAACTATCTTATCGTCAACGATTATCGtttcataattgtattattaactgGCTTTTGTCCTGCGTGACTGACCAGTGACTGTTGTTTATACAAAACTATtcttatctaatatattaaaaaaaaccttccattccaacataaataacaatgagaATCGCAACGATAATCCTAAGAACATACTCATACAATCGCAACTTtacgatttattttcaatCTTATAAACACAGCTAATTAAAGGAAATTTATGGTATACTTATAGCTACAATCTTAACGTTCTTTACTAAATGTTAGTATTCATAAGAATaatcaatgctataaaactaaaaattaaaaacgaataatCAAGTTTATCCccaaaaaatgcaaatttcaCCACAGTCGTGCTCACTAAATGTCCCAATAAGCTGTAACTTATTGTTATTGCGAATTTTAAGCTTCCGTTTTATGCTTCAAATCGCGGTGAGTCACGACTCTATACAATCTATGTAtatgtagatttatttataggaaCTTGCCaagaaaaatcttttatttttacccaTATTAGCAGTGGTGACTCAgtgttcgagaccgggcgagcgtgctggaaataaactgatttttcaatttatctgcacatgtggataacatcaccactgcttaaaacggggaaggaaaacatcgtgaggaaaccggcgtgtccaagaatcaaaagttcgacaacatgtgacatctgccaacccgcacttggccagcgtggtggattacggTCTGAACAtcttcataggaggcctgtgtcccagcagtgggaacatatatggggtgatgataaaaaaaaataagaatatatagcttactttattaaaaactgctaaagctttattttgatttgggaatgagcacgcttcggcaagaattgggccagctcgcaccggggaagtaccacacccccacagaaaaccggcgtgaaatagcattcagctgtgtttcgttcggtgagtgggggagtcggcccatatccttttccttacccttcccagtcctttcctttcctctcgccaatcctttctttatcccttcccaatttaaagtcggcaatccattgcatccaaatgttcatgggcggtggtagcgcttaacatcaggcatcccaccagctccattgccgactgtgacataaaaaaataactcgtGAAATTATTCTATGCTATAAATCCTTGATAAGACTACGAAGATAACGTCAATTTAGTTTAAGACAAATTCGATACTTACATTAGTACTTATTTCCTAGcctttcaatttttttatcgcAAATAATCTAGATAGACTTACGTCTTATAACTTCAAACTTAATGATCAAGTTATCTTACTTAAATCATTACTTAATCTAAATCTGACACAGCAACCCaacaaagtataatatatactagtattaaataaagatatgaaaataaagcGAACAAACAGCACCATCCTTCTGAATGAATAGAACAGAATAAATGTCCCGCCTCGTATAATAAAAGCTCTCTTGTGTTGGATCCCATCCATGTGTGGCAACATACGGTAATTCGCAATAAGATATGTCcggagattaaaaaaatatgtctttaaAATGGTattgaaatcctactaatattataaatgcgaaagtttgtaaggatgtgtgtgcgtttgttgctctttcacgcaaaaactactgaaccgattgcaatgaaattaggtacgtatacagctggacaaccggaataacatatataataaataaattatatataataacataaatgaatataataataatgaataacataaattaataacatataggcaactttgtatcccgatattcctacgggatacgaggacggacgcagctagtagaatATAATGGAACTgtggaaaaatgttttaaaaagataaCAGAGCTTTCAGTCTGactcaggtgaaccaccaaattaaaatcgttttgtttcaaaacaaatagtatatataatttacattaattaaaaaaaaaaaattacctataaAGGTAGAAATATACAGCTTAATATCTGTGCCTAAACCCTTATTTATCCAGTccagtccagtagtttttgtgtgataacGTTACTAACATACTCACATACAGatcttttctatttataacattattagatATAGGTATAGATTATTaagatatagattaaataaaaatccatcAGTATTCTAGCATTCGCAAATTAtctgaatacaaaataaatgtaaacttATTGTAACAGAAATTTGATATGTTGTAAAATCTATGTAACTGTTCTGCTTCGTATGCACGCagcatatgaaaatataattatagtactaCATaatcagtggcgtagctagagggacaagggccctggtgcatagggaaagaatcgggccctcctcccctctttccgccttcctcctctctttcaaagctgaggttagagggccccctgagctccggggccctggtgcactgcaccacctggccctatgatagctacgccactgtacataataaaattctaatatacGATCATTGAATTATTCTTTCTCTTAGTTCGCCAGTAAACTATAAACCTAAAATGCACTTTCTTGACATTTGACTCTTTTcccaaattattaattaaagaagattttatgaaaatattttcttaaaatcttCAATACCGTGTACCGTGCGTATCACTCTCTATTGatacagtatttttatttccaccCGTTCAATACCGAGACATTCACGAAGGCACTTTGTCAAAACTCACTTATGTGAAAGCAACacaatatcttttaaatagatatttaatatgtattaaaattgaaattaaacagGTAcggtaatatattaatttttaactacgTATAGGAACTCTTTGAACGTTTAACCTTTTTTGTTACCTTTTTAAAGACTGAAAAAGAATgttcgatatttaaaatgcGCGCTAATTTCAGTGAATATtactaattacaattttagatTGAAACTTTCAATAATACAgtgtaaatgatataattaaaaaagtgattatataataacaaatatgaatgtatgtaaaataaaccaCGAAGCCtctatatatgttatttgagTATAAATTATGCAACATCAAAGCAAAGGTTTATGTAagtactaatatttttatacatgtatacaTTTGGAAATTGACTAACTTCAACATgtaaacattacataattcGGATCTCCATTTATACCGAAATAGCCTTAGCcacaaaatgtaaacaatcataaaatttttctatcacatcgaataaatattagttagcTTTGTATTCTCCAAAGATGTGTAAACCCGGGGTGCAGAGCTAGTCACAAACAGACCATTATTGCGTCACACACCAATCCCATGGATTTCATTACTTCCATCACCAACAATAGCGTGACAGAATCGCTGGAGGGCAAACAAACATCTCCGCGCTCCGTCACGTTCAGTTCCCAGTGGGGAGTGGGAGGAGGGGGGGTTAATGGCCCAAGGTCATTTTAATAAGGCTTGCAGCTAAAGTCACTGTGGTTATCCTGCtgcattattgtaatattgtttcaatttgtTGATCATAAGgagtaaataagtttaaatgaattttgcaTACTATGTAGTTGTTttgcttaaaatttaattaattttaaaatgttgccCGCAACTTGCCTGCGTACTCAATGGAAAAATAGGGAGACCGAGTTTTTTTCAGGGAAATTACAGgttaaaaactatcctatgtccctTCTCGGATCTCAATCTCTTTAccaaattcatacaaattaattcagTAGTTAAGGCGTAAAGGAGACAAACATAGTTACTTTCAGattaacaatattagtagaagCGATATAGAACTTCACTTTTAAAGTTAATTCCAGAAGGGATGGTATTATCCTATCTCCATGGCAAATTCATCACATCTTCTCAGCTGTTCTTTCATGACTGAATTCCAAATCCCTCTATCAGCTTTcac
The Zerene cesonia ecotype Mississippi chromosome 1, Zerene_cesonia_1.1, whole genome shotgun sequence DNA segment above includes these coding regions:
- the LOC119828495 gene encoding transcription factor SOX-14-like, which produces MAYPLDAQVKPVQKLSKNSNPYHIKRPMNAFMVWSRLQRKKISMMNPKLHNSEISKRLGLEWKSLDEAEKRPYIDEAKRLRLKHMHDYPDYKYRPRRKNRLETTYNTTIYSRDFVEMEPRSDYQIPISYSDPQYMYNNMIYSPISQPSFVPVRKEEIPIDIRPLPSIESISPRPFAVVNQQMMVKAYQNLHYVPDDVARISYYPFSVQ